One window of the Sphaerochaeta associata genome contains the following:
- a CDS encoding KamA family radical SAM protein yields the protein MNTQYERITELVERMKQDNPEVVALFLDRKLDDAALVAHLREHFSAVMQQHYPKAWAYYTGEEQTEQDYYKLMSISMAHLRMMDYLDHEGEAFEDGNLHGRKVVSQPITLLRKVLLGQDCSCSVDFVEDMAHLLAQLSGVEDRDIPPRSKVLEWMERHPSGLDQPVIAWRAKNKERIVELLVERIENQTKAGSFYHFKQGMTKIEKRKQVLLWWKEDRFHLHFAIRSADDLNRYLDYSMDEKTLGIMHEAEQKGIPIFATPYFLSLIDTRPLEQQERAHSDEAIRSYLFYSRDLVEEFGSIVAWEKEDIAKPGEPNAAGWLLPSHNVHRRYPNVAIFIPDTMGRACGGLCSYCQRMYDFQGGRFNFELEKLRPKKSWKEQLALNMEYFRNDPYLWDILITGGDAFMSSVKSLKTILDAVLTMAAQKIEDNKARSLEEQYAPMRRVRLGTKIPVYLPQRVTTELAQVLADFKKKAAMVGIDQCVVQTHVSSAMEVTPETKKAVRRLLDAGWAVTNQEVFTVAASRRGHSAKLRKVLNDIGVLPYYNFSVKGFKENRELFSTNARSTQEQVEESSIGQIAQRYHATIRTFMKDAQNMVEQIDSIRQGDEIPFISPDRNTLNLPGVGKSNTYRTIGITEDGRRILRFEFDHTRPHSKVIEDMGFVIVIESKSIARYLNQLSEMGENVSEYDTIWGYSAGSLEPRSPVFEGTTK from the coding sequence ATGAATACACAATATGAACGCATTACTGAACTTGTAGAGAGGATGAAGCAGGACAATCCTGAGGTTGTCGCATTATTCCTTGACCGAAAGCTTGATGATGCGGCCCTCGTTGCACACCTGCGTGAGCATTTTTCTGCCGTCATGCAACAACACTACCCGAAAGCTTGGGCCTATTATACCGGAGAGGAGCAGACCGAACAGGACTATTACAAACTCATGAGTATTTCCATGGCGCATCTAAGGATGATGGATTACCTGGACCATGAGGGAGAGGCCTTCGAGGATGGGAACCTCCACGGTCGGAAAGTCGTTTCCCAGCCGATTACCCTGCTTCGCAAGGTGCTGCTGGGTCAAGATTGCTCCTGCTCGGTAGATTTTGTCGAGGACATGGCCCATCTGCTGGCCCAGCTCAGCGGAGTGGAAGACCGCGATATTCCACCAAGAAGCAAAGTCTTGGAGTGGATGGAACGCCATCCCAGCGGGCTTGACCAACCGGTCATCGCCTGGAGAGCCAAGAACAAGGAACGCATTGTCGAGCTCTTGGTGGAGAGAATTGAGAACCAGACCAAGGCGGGATCATTCTATCACTTCAAGCAAGGGATGACAAAAATCGAGAAACGCAAGCAGGTGCTGCTCTGGTGGAAGGAGGATAGGTTCCATCTCCACTTTGCCATTCGGTCGGCCGATGACTTGAATCGCTACCTCGATTACAGCATGGATGAGAAGACCCTCGGCATCATGCACGAAGCAGAGCAGAAGGGGATACCCATCTTCGCCACTCCGTACTTCCTCTCCCTCATCGACACCCGTCCTCTTGAACAGCAGGAGCGGGCGCATAGCGACGAAGCGATACGCAGCTACCTCTTCTACAGCCGCGACCTTGTCGAGGAGTTCGGCTCGATCGTTGCATGGGAGAAAGAGGACATAGCTAAGCCCGGCGAGCCGAATGCCGCAGGTTGGCTGCTTCCCTCGCACAACGTCCACCGCCGCTATCCCAATGTTGCCATCTTCATCCCCGATACCATGGGAAGAGCCTGCGGGGGCCTGTGTTCCTACTGCCAGCGCATGTATGACTTCCAGGGGGGACGTTTCAACTTCGAATTGGAGAAACTGCGCCCGAAGAAAAGCTGGAAGGAACAGCTTGCGCTGAACATGGAGTACTTCAGGAACGACCCATACCTGTGGGACATCCTCATCACCGGAGGCGATGCCTTCATGAGCTCGGTCAAGTCCCTGAAAACCATTTTGGATGCCGTGCTCACCATGGCCGCTCAGAAGATCGAGGATAATAAGGCTCGAAGTCTTGAAGAGCAGTATGCTCCCATGAGAAGGGTCCGCTTAGGAACCAAGATACCTGTCTACCTTCCCCAGCGTGTAACAACTGAACTTGCCCAGGTCCTTGCTGATTTTAAAAAGAAAGCTGCAATGGTGGGAATCGACCAGTGCGTGGTACAAACCCATGTCTCCTCGGCGATGGAGGTCACACCCGAAACCAAGAAGGCGGTACGCAGGTTGCTCGATGCCGGCTGGGCTGTCACCAACCAGGAAGTATTCACGGTTGCCGCCAGTCGCAGGGGTCACTCGGCCAAGCTGCGCAAGGTCCTCAATGACATCGGGGTGCTTCCTTACTACAACTTCAGTGTCAAGGGCTTTAAGGAGAACCGCGAGCTCTTCTCCACCAACGCCCGCAGCACGCAGGAGCAGGTTGAGGAAAGTTCCATCGGACAGATCGCCCAACGCTATCACGCTACCATCCGCACCTTCATGAAGGATGCACAGAACATGGTCGAACAAATCGATTCAATCCGTCAGGGCGATGAGATACCCTTCATCTCCCCCGACCGAAATACGCTCAACCTTCCCGGAGTCGGCAAGAGCAATACCTACCGAACCATCGGAATCACCGAGGATGGAAGACGTATTCTGCGCTTTGAATTCGACCATACCCGGCCGCACAGCAAGGTGATCGAGGATATGGGGTTTGTCATTGTCATAGAATCCAAATCGATAGCCCGTTATCTCAATCAGCTATCTGAAATGGGTGAGAATGTCAGTGAATACGATACCATTTGGGGCTATTCTGCAGGAAGCCTTGAACCAAGGAGTCCGGTGTTCGAAGGAACAACCAAGTAA
- a CDS encoding ROK family protein has protein sequence MTRYIVLDVGGTTIKGNVVTQENELFFPEEKVFDACADGTREELLLNFLSILNQLNPRGDCVQSICFAFPGPFDYARGISYMKGLSKYEALYGLEMQKTLQDLDETGWIKTASFHFVHDIEAFAYGICRRYPYLADKRVFCLCLGTGAGSAFLANGTVVKGTEGVPENGWIYNVPYKESIIDDYISARGLARLSKEKLGTELDGYHLKVMADDGDERAVEVFLRFGEEIGSAIQGFLNGFHPQVLVLGGNLAKAYPNFQDGLHTTASLEGIEVLVEHETSVRIFEGLLANCMRRK, from the coding sequence ATGACCAGATATATTGTTCTCGATGTAGGTGGCACAACCATAAAAGGGAATGTAGTTACCCAGGAGAACGAACTGTTTTTTCCTGAAGAAAAAGTCTTTGATGCATGCGCCGATGGAACCAGGGAGGAATTGTTGCTCAATTTCCTGTCCATTCTCAACCAGTTGAATCCCCGGGGAGATTGTGTCCAAAGCATCTGTTTTGCTTTTCCAGGTCCCTTCGACTATGCACGGGGCATAAGCTACATGAAGGGGTTATCCAAGTATGAGGCACTCTATGGCCTTGAAATGCAGAAAACCTTGCAGGACTTGGATGAAACAGGCTGGATTAAAACAGCAAGTTTTCATTTTGTGCACGATATCGAGGCTTTTGCCTATGGAATCTGTCGCCGATATCCCTATTTGGCAGACAAGCGCGTGTTCTGTCTCTGCTTGGGAACCGGTGCCGGGTCGGCATTTCTCGCCAACGGGACTGTAGTGAAAGGCACAGAGGGTGTTCCGGAGAATGGCTGGATCTACAATGTTCCGTACAAGGAGTCCATCATCGATGACTATATTTCAGCCCGGGGCTTGGCACGATTGTCCAAGGAGAAGCTGGGAACCGAACTGGATGGATACCATCTGAAAGTAATGGCTGATGACGGTGATGAGAGAGCCGTTGAAGTATTTTTGAGATTCGGAGAAGAAATCGGCTCTGCCATTCAAGGCTTTCTGAATGGATTTCACCCGCAGGTCTTGGTTTTGGGTGGGAACCTGGCCAAAGCCTATCCCAATTTTCAGGATGGCCTGCATACGACGGCAAGCCTTGAAGGTATTGAGGTACTGGTGGAGCATGAAACGTCTGTCAGGATTTTTGAAGGCCTTCTTGCCAACTGCATGAGGAGGAAATGA
- a CDS encoding class I mannose-6-phosphate isomerase yields MRKPGYELHPVIEISGCDDAVIVGYEKMVETIRETKHRIVVCDVYPGVDTKQVVHALSALHPVVVVDTSDLLKPLPILETQFSRNITDDRVFGFMSHHVIESCFDEAKLNSARELVASTDSAVVLIVGVGASLVSCSGLLLYFDLTRWEIQKRYAQDLPNWLADNPKADALEKFKRGYFLEWRIADRHKISLFDSVAWFIDTHENDHPKMIAGDVLRDAIAAVATRPFRMEPYFNPGVWGGQWMKQHFGLPNEAPNYAWCFDGIVEENCINLEFGGEIIKIPANNVVFSKPHELLGEKVHGRYGLEFPIRFDLLDTIGGGNLSLQVHPLTEYIQQEFGMHYTQDESYYILDAGDDSVVYLGVKNDCDKETMLADLDAAEHAGASFPVQAYVNAFPVQKHDHILIPAGTIHCSGKDTMVLEISATPYIFTFKLWDWGRLGLDGQPRPVHLAHGKRNIQWDRDTDWVKAQLLEQAHTVSRNPDYEIEQTGLHIREPIITFRYTVRTACPVIMDDSVQVLNLVEGERALITSPSNAFAPFEVHYAQTFIIPASVREYCIIAPDDDPVILICAQIR; encoded by the coding sequence ATGCGCAAGCCAGGGTATGAGTTGCACCCGGTGATTGAAATCAGCGGGTGTGATGATGCCGTTATCGTTGGATATGAAAAGATGGTAGAAACAATCAGGGAGACGAAGCATCGGATTGTGGTTTGTGATGTCTACCCCGGCGTTGATACGAAGCAGGTGGTCCATGCATTATCGGCCTTGCATCCGGTGGTGGTTGTCGATACCAGCGACTTGCTCAAGCCCCTTCCAATCCTGGAAACACAATTCAGTCGGAACATCACTGATGACCGGGTGTTCGGGTTCATGTCCCACCATGTCATCGAGTCATGTTTTGACGAAGCAAAGCTCAACAGCGCCCGAGAACTTGTTGCGTCCACTGATTCAGCAGTTGTTCTCATCGTAGGCGTCGGTGCCAGTTTGGTCAGTTGTTCAGGCTTGTTGCTCTACTTCGACCTTACACGCTGGGAGATACAGAAGCGCTATGCACAGGACCTGCCTAATTGGTTGGCTGATAATCCAAAGGCGGACGCTCTGGAAAAATTCAAACGCGGGTATTTCCTTGAGTGGAGAATTGCAGACAGGCATAAGATTTCGCTCTTTGACTCTGTTGCGTGGTTCATCGATACCCATGAGAACGATCACCCGAAAATGATTGCAGGTGATGTTCTCAGGGATGCGATCGCTGCAGTTGCAACCCGGCCTTTCCGGATGGAGCCTTACTTCAACCCGGGAGTCTGGGGAGGTCAGTGGATGAAGCAGCATTTCGGTCTTCCGAACGAAGCACCTAATTATGCATGGTGTTTCGATGGGATTGTTGAAGAGAATTGCATCAATCTCGAATTTGGCGGTGAGATCATCAAAATTCCAGCCAATAATGTGGTCTTTTCAAAACCGCATGAACTTCTTGGGGAAAAGGTCCATGGACGATATGGCTTGGAGTTCCCGATACGATTCGACTTGCTTGACACCATAGGGGGAGGGAACCTGTCGCTTCAGGTACATCCCTTGACTGAGTACATCCAACAGGAATTCGGCATGCATTATACACAGGATGAGAGCTACTACATACTGGATGCAGGAGATGATTCTGTCGTGTATCTGGGAGTGAAAAACGATTGTGACAAAGAAACGATGCTAGCCGATCTCGATGCTGCAGAACATGCAGGTGCTTCGTTCCCTGTTCAAGCATACGTCAATGCATTCCCTGTACAAAAGCATGACCATATCCTGATCCCGGCAGGCACCATTCATTGTTCAGGCAAGGATACGATGGTTTTGGAAATCAGTGCCACCCCATACATTTTCACCTTCAAGCTCTGGGACTGGGGGCGATTGGGACTCGATGGACAACCCCGGCCGGTGCATCTGGCCCATGGGAAGAGAAACATCCAATGGGATCGAGATACCGATTGGGTGAAAGCCCAACTTCTCGAACAAGCACACACTGTGAGCAGAAACCCCGATTACGAGATTGAACAGACCGGCTTGCATATTCGCGAACCTATCATCACGTTCCGTTATACCGTGAGGACGGCATGTCCTGTAATCATGGATGACAGTGTTCAAGTGTTGAACTTGGTTGAGGGGGAACGTGCTCTCATCACAAGTCCAAGCAACGCTTTTGCGCCGTTTGAAGTGCACTATGCACAAACGTTCATCATACCCGCTTCAGTCCGCGAGTATTGTATTATCGCTCCTGATGATGATCCTGTAATCCTGATATGCGCTCAAATACGATGA
- a CDS encoding type IV toxin-antitoxin system AbiEi family antitoxin domain-containing protein — MQQKKRYMDYKKHIEQYLENSGGIITASYCRSKKIPTIYLSRLVREGILQRAAEGLYISEAGMYDAYYYFQYRFKKAVFSYETALHLLGATDKIPQDMDVTVYYSYKFNKAPLGVNIHYVNKKIHNLGVVETRTMFNNPVRVYSYERTLCDFIAHEDAMDREVYIKLVRSYAHYAKRDIHTLYEIATSMGLDAKVKTLMELVYE, encoded by the coding sequence ATGCAACAAAAGAAAAGGTATATGGATTATAAAAAGCACATAGAGCAGTATCTGGAGAACTCAGGTGGAATAATCACGGCATCATACTGTCGTAGCAAAAAGATCCCAACGATCTATCTTAGCAGGCTCGTTCGAGAAGGGATTCTGCAAAGAGCGGCAGAGGGTCTCTATATTTCGGAAGCAGGAATGTATGATGCCTATTATTACTTTCAATATCGCTTTAAAAAAGCAGTGTTTTCTTATGAGACAGCACTGCATCTGCTTGGGGCAACAGACAAGATTCCCCAAGACATGGATGTCACGGTTTACTATAGCTATAAGTTCAATAAAGCCCCCCTCGGCGTGAACATCCATTATGTGAATAAGAAGATTCACAATCTGGGAGTGGTGGAAACGAGAACCATGTTCAATAACCCTGTCCGAGTGTATTCATATGAACGAACACTTTGCGATTTCATCGCCCACGAAGATGCAATGGATAGGGAGGTGTATATCAAGCTTGTCCGTTCTTATGCACACTATGCCAAAAGAGATATCCACACTCTCTATGAAATAGCAACAAGCATGGGACTTGATGCAAAGGTGAAGACACTTATGGAACTGGTCTATGAATAA
- a CDS encoding FUSC family protein: protein MKRQLFNPIFLLYIIKCLIGTIICHGFYKAFPQYYLSWSIVSLLLVLAPDWDNSITLPIARIKANITGALLGLFCFTLPLSQLTQLCIGVVLTIAVCTILRIPTSTRSALAALVIVLLQEMGKPMWSYALQRIAAVLLGCLVGLALTLSFQYGERLLAKKPLS from the coding sequence ATGAAACGACAGCTTTTCAACCCCATTTTTTTGCTCTATATCATCAAATGCCTCATCGGAACCATCATTTGCCATGGGTTTTACAAGGCATTTCCCCAATACTATCTCTCGTGGTCGATCGTGAGCCTGCTGTTGGTCTTGGCCCCCGACTGGGACAACTCGATCACACTGCCTATCGCAAGAATCAAGGCAAACATCACCGGGGCTTTATTAGGGTTGTTCTGTTTCACCTTGCCACTGAGTCAACTCACACAGCTGTGCATCGGGGTTGTGCTGACCATCGCTGTCTGTACGATCCTGAGGATTCCCACCTCCACGCGAAGCGCATTGGCCGCCTTGGTCATCGTCCTTCTGCAGGAGATGGGCAAGCCCATGTGGTCCTACGCCCTGCAGCGCATTGCTGCAGTCCTGCTGGGTTGCCTGGTGGGTTTGGCACTAACCCTCTCGTTCCAGTATGGAGAGAGGTTGCTTGCAAAAAAGCCCCTCTCGTAA
- a CDS encoding LacI family DNA-binding transcriptional regulator: MGSTVPKRIGFLATQFDEYYQNLVFHGALEEARRYPVQLIFYEGSNSDTLNKAGALDDTAFSLAAKTQLDGLIVMTNTMGSSFSRERIAGYLASFSHIPIVSIGLSFDNVYTLSPHASGGMSQLTSHLVEVHKRRHFLFLAGPQGHPESEARKREFLDTLSELLPEAKPTVVYADFLEEKAYERTLSAIEGTWDFDAVVAANDQMAFGSIRALEEYGLHVPSRVSVTGFDDIPYSVLSIPALTTIHQPTTELGRRAIEYLASELELGTADEVSRFTDLTTSFVIRQSCGCMNGGAEYAESTVDQLQGRLRNLFSLQVSERSRSGFLRRIEAAVVRTFKLEELLYELANGLKRLGIRFAAVVMVDMHKKNTSQASLFMRLDGDAVHIQTPNGQQFSTRALLPQGLPGDFQAYVCEPLQFGSEQMGYFICTPDAKDMHVYATLRDLITTSVKGALIMSLEKDRELTLQREVNKRTMELMAANKQLKK; the protein is encoded by the coding sequence ATGGGAAGCACAGTTCCAAAACGAATCGGGTTTCTTGCAACCCAATTCGATGAGTATTATCAGAATCTCGTCTTTCATGGTGCCTTGGAGGAAGCAAGGCGATATCCTGTGCAGCTCATCTTCTATGAAGGGAGCAACTCCGACACCTTGAACAAGGCCGGTGCGTTGGACGACACCGCCTTCAGCCTGGCGGCGAAAACCCAGCTCGACGGTCTTATCGTCATGACCAATACCATGGGTTCTTCCTTCTCCCGAGAACGAATCGCAGGGTACCTCGCTTCCTTCTCCCACATACCCATCGTCTCGATCGGTCTGTCTTTTGACAATGTCTATACGCTCAGCCCCCATGCCAGCGGCGGTATGAGTCAATTGACCAGCCATCTGGTCGAGGTGCACAAGCGTCGGCACTTTTTATTCCTTGCGGGGCCACAGGGGCATCCTGAGAGCGAGGCTCGCAAGCGTGAATTTTTGGATACGCTGTCTGAACTGCTTCCCGAAGCAAAACCGACTGTCGTGTATGCGGATTTTCTGGAAGAGAAAGCGTATGAACGTACGCTTTCGGCCATTGAGGGGACGTGGGACTTCGATGCGGTTGTGGCCGCCAACGACCAAATGGCCTTCGGTTCGATTCGGGCTTTGGAGGAGTATGGCCTCCATGTACCTTCCAGGGTTTCGGTGACCGGTTTTGATGACATACCCTACAGTGTTCTTTCCATTCCCGCTCTTACGACCATCCACCAACCTACGACCGAACTCGGCAGAAGAGCCATCGAGTACCTGGCATCCGAGCTGGAGCTGGGCACTGCCGATGAAGTCAGCAGGTTTACCGACCTTACTACCTCATTCGTCATACGCCAGAGCTGCGGATGTATGAACGGCGGGGCCGAATATGCCGAATCCACCGTCGATCAACTTCAGGGTCGTCTGAGGAACCTTTTCTCCCTGCAGGTGAGCGAACGCTCTCGCTCTGGCTTTCTCAGGCGTATCGAAGCTGCGGTTGTCAGGACGTTCAAGCTTGAGGAACTTCTTTATGAGTTGGCCAATGGCCTGAAACGGCTGGGAATTCGTTTTGCCGCTGTGGTTATGGTCGATATGCATAAGAAGAACACCAGCCAGGCAAGTCTTTTCATGCGCCTCGATGGGGATGCCGTACACATTCAAACACCCAACGGGCAACAGTTCTCCACCAGAGCCCTGCTTCCCCAAGGACTTCCCGGGGACTTCCAGGCATATGTATGCGAGCCGCTGCAATTCGGCTCGGAGCAGATGGGATACTTCATCTGCACCCCCGATGCCAAGGACATGCATGTCTACGCTACGCTGCGCGACCTTATCACCACCTCGGTGAAGGGTGCCTTGATCATGTCCTTGGAGAAGGATCGTGAACTTACCTTACAGCGGGAAGTGAACAAGCGTACCATGGAGCTTATGGCAGCCAATAAGCAACTGAAGAAGTAA
- a CDS encoding D-2-hydroxyacid dehydrogenase — MQHTIVILDGYTENPGDLSWDGFAGLGSLTVYDRTKEEDILSRIGDADIVITNKTPLGREIIEKAPNIKYIGVLATGYNVVDTQAAKEKGIPVCNIPTYGTDAVAQFAFALLLEIAHHVQHHSDAVKQGRWTSCPDFCFWDYPLIELAGKTMGLIGYGRIGQAVARIARAFGMVVIAYDSYQDPKHQDVYVSLDELLQRSDVVSLHCPLFEATKGIINKETIAQMKDGVIILNNSRGPLIVEQDLADALNSGKVYAAGLDVVSTEPIKEDNPLLTAKNCLITPHISWAPKESRQRLMDIAVENLKAFLAGKSQNVVNA, encoded by the coding sequence ATGCAGCACACCATTGTCATTCTTGATGGCTACACAGAAAACCCCGGAGACCTGAGTTGGGACGGTTTTGCCGGGCTCGGATCCTTGACTGTCTACGATCGCACCAAGGAAGAGGATATTCTCTCACGTATCGGTGATGCCGATATCGTCATCACTAATAAGACGCCGCTTGGCAGGGAGATCATTGAGAAGGCTCCCAACATCAAGTACATCGGCGTTCTTGCCACCGGCTACAACGTAGTCGATACCCAGGCGGCGAAAGAGAAGGGTATTCCTGTTTGCAACATTCCCACCTACGGCACCGATGCAGTCGCCCAATTCGCCTTCGCCCTGTTGTTGGAGATAGCCCACCACGTCCAGCATCACAGTGATGCGGTGAAACAGGGACGCTGGACAAGCTGCCCGGATTTCTGCTTCTGGGACTATCCGCTCATTGAGCTTGCAGGAAAGACCATGGGCCTCATCGGCTACGGCAGGATCGGGCAGGCGGTGGCCAGAATCGCGCGTGCATTCGGCATGGTGGTCATTGCCTATGACTCCTATCAGGACCCGAAGCATCAGGATGTCTATGTATCGCTGGACGAATTGCTGCAGAGAAGCGATGTTGTCTCTCTGCACTGCCCGCTCTTTGAGGCGACCAAGGGAATCATCAACAAAGAGACCATTGCACAGATGAAGGACGGGGTCATCATCCTCAACAACAGCCGCGGTCCCCTCATCGTCGAGCAGGACCTGGCCGATGCCTTGAACAGCGGCAAGGTGTATGCAGCGGGCTTGGATGTGGTATCGACCGAGCCGATCAAAGAGGACAATCCCCTGCTCACTGCAAAGAACTGCCTGATTACCCCCCACATAAGCTGGGCGCCGAAGGAGAGTCGTCAGCGTCTGATGGACATAGCCGTCGAGAACCTGAAGGCATTCCTTGCAGGCAAGAGTCAGAATGTGGTCAATGCATAA
- a CDS encoding GntR family transcriptional regulator has product MFEACHLDKSKGAAPLYHQLKQILKKEIEEGNFIKGSLFPCEKDLMNTFGVSRTTVRQALGDLSNLGYLRGERGIGTMVTFSKINERMQSVISFSEEMQRHGVIMSTSHCSIGSEAASKYIAQHLDVMEGERVFHLIRVRCADGVPLVYSDTYLPGCLDLPLNEATYNASLYAFLRKERDIVVASAQDTLEAMLADGQMAAFLKIPLYTAVFKRTRKGFDQDGRQVEFSVSCYPGEKYKYTIEL; this is encoded by the coding sequence ATGTTTGAGGCATGCCATTTGGACAAGTCAAAGGGGGCTGCTCCTCTGTATCATCAACTTAAGCAGATCCTTAAGAAAGAGATAGAAGAGGGGAATTTCATCAAAGGCTCGCTTTTTCCTTGCGAGAAAGACTTGATGAACACATTCGGAGTAAGCAGGACCACTGTAAGACAGGCACTTGGGGACTTGTCGAACCTCGGCTACCTTCGAGGAGAGCGGGGGATCGGCACGATGGTTACGTTCAGCAAGATCAATGAGCGCATGCAATCGGTGATCAGCTTTTCCGAGGAGATGCAAAGGCATGGAGTCATCATGTCCACGAGTCATTGCTCAATTGGATCAGAGGCCGCCTCCAAGTACATCGCCCAACACCTGGACGTCATGGAAGGAGAGCGGGTCTTTCATCTGATTCGCGTCCGTTGTGCAGACGGCGTTCCCTTGGTGTATTCAGATACGTATCTGCCCGGATGTCTGGATCTTCCCCTGAATGAGGCAACATACAATGCATCGTTGTATGCTTTCCTCAGGAAAGAGAGGGATATCGTCGTGGCATCGGCCCAAGACACCCTGGAGGCGATGCTTGCCGATGGTCAGATGGCTGCATTTCTGAAAATACCGCTCTATACCGCGGTTTTCAAGAGGACGAGAAAAGGCTTCGACCAGGATGGAAGACAGGTGGAATTCTCCGTGAGCTGTTATCCGGGTGAAAAATATAAATACACGATAGAACTATAG
- a CDS encoding response regulator: MKQKTCIIIDDHPLYRSGISALVREGLGLECIGEAGSLQEGRQLLDTIDPTLAIVDISLLGESGLTLVNECRLRHPQLKILVVSMHDENLYGERALSSGANGYIMKHESPDVLLDAIKRILHGKIGISENLKQRIADKNLS; this comes from the coding sequence ATGAAACAGAAAACATGTATCATCATTGATGACCATCCGCTTTATCGAAGCGGTATAAGCGCGTTGGTGCGTGAAGGGTTGGGTTTGGAATGCATCGGTGAAGCAGGCTCGCTGCAAGAGGGAAGGCAACTGCTTGATACCATCGACCCAACACTTGCAATCGTCGATATCTCCCTGCTCGGTGAGAGCGGACTGACACTCGTCAATGAGTGCAGACTCCGCCATCCCCAGCTTAAAATCCTGGTCGTATCCATGCATGATGAAAACCTCTATGGCGAACGCGCCCTCTCAAGCGGTGCGAACGGATACATCATGAAGCATGAAAGCCCCGATGTCCTGCTTGATGCAATCAAGCGTATTCTTCATGGAAAGATAGGGATCAGTGAGAATCTGAAGCAGCGGATTGCCGATAAGAATCTCTCGTAG
- a CDS encoding sensor histidine kinase — protein sequence MTRIGQDIHDDLCQDLAALGMLAATLESTLKKTELTGAQQLARHISESALKSAYTAKQIARDLFPSDLQDNGLTASVMQLVKSKNITDGGRIALEIQPHFQVDDTQMAIQLYRIIQEALNNAIKHAHANHITVRLQSDKQSITVEVADDGVGFEVRKGKAASGMGMKILTYRANLIGGSLNVSSSPEGTVVSCTVTLQEGV from the coding sequence ATGACCCGCATCGGTCAGGATATTCACGATGATTTGTGTCAGGATTTGGCGGCTCTTGGGATGCTTGCAGCCACGCTGGAATCGACACTCAAGAAAACCGAGTTGACCGGGGCCCAGCAGCTTGCCAGACACATCAGTGAGTCGGCACTCAAGAGTGCTTATACAGCCAAGCAGATTGCACGTGACCTGTTCCCCTCCGACCTGCAGGATAATGGCTTGACGGCTTCGGTGATGCAGCTGGTGAAATCGAAGAACATCACCGATGGAGGGAGGATCGCTCTTGAGATTCAGCCCCATTTTCAGGTTGATGATACGCAGATGGCGATACAGCTCTACCGTATTATCCAAGAGGCGTTGAACAATGCCATCAAGCATGCACATGCCAACCATATCACTGTACGTCTGCAATCTGACAAGCAGTCGATAACCGTTGAGGTTGCCGACGACGGGGTGGGTTTTGAAGTGAGGAAAGGCAAGGCGGCAAGCGGTATGGGAATGAAGATCCTTACCTACCGAGCCAACCTGATCGGAGGAAGCCTGAACGTTTCATCGTCGCCAGAGGGGACGGTGGTCAGCTGTACTGTTACCCTGCAGGAGGGTGTATGA